The window TGGGAGAGGGACTAACCCCCCGCAGCACGACATATCCGCGTTCCGTGGGTGCCGGCGATGCCGGTGCCTCGGACGAGCACGCTCTCGATCAGGAGAGGGAGAAGCAGCATGCCCCGACTCGAACCGGCCGGCGGCCCCACCATGTACTTCGTCGGCGTCACCACCGGCTCGTCCTCGATCATGAAGGTCTTCCCGAAGTGGGCGGCCGAGCTGGGCCTGGACGCCGCCATCCGCGGCGTCGACCTGCCGCTCGACGACGCGGCGGACGGCTACCGGTCCGTCGTGTCCTTCATCAAGGACGACCCGCACTCGCTCGGCGCCCTCGTCACCACCCACAAGCTGAACCTCTACAAGGCGGCCAGGGACCTGTTCGACGGCGTCGGGGAGGACACCGCGCTGCTGGAGGAGGTCAGCAGCATCTCCAAGCGGGGCGCCGAGCTGTGGGGCCACGCCATGGACCCGGTGACCTCGGGCCTGTCGCTGGAGGCGATCGTGCCGGACGGCCACTGGGCGGGCGGCGGCGAGCTGCTCCTGCTGGGGGCCGGCGGTTCCTCGCTGGCGCTCACGCTCTACCTGCACCGGCGCCGGGCGCGCGGCCTCGACGTGCCGTCGAGGATCGTCGTCACCAACCGGCGGCCGCACCGCCTGGAGGAGATGCGCGCCGTGCACGCCCGGCTCGGCACCTCGCTGAACGTCGAGTACGTCCACGCGCCCCGGCCCGAGCTCAACGA is drawn from Nonomuraea muscovyensis and contains these coding sequences:
- a CDS encoding shikimate dehydrogenase is translated as MPRLEPAGGPTMYFVGVTTGSSSIMKVFPKWAAELGLDAAIRGVDLPLDDAADGYRSVVSFIKDDPHSLGALVTTHKLNLYKAARDLFDGVGEDTALLEEVSSISKRGAELWGHAMDPVTSGLSLEAIVPDGHWAGGGELLLLGAGGSSLALTLYLHRRRARGLDVPSRIVVTNRRPHRLEEMRAVHARLGTSLNVEYVHAPRPELNDEQVAALAPGSMVVNATGLGKDRPGSPLTGAAVLPEGGLVWDFNYRGDLLFLDQARAQVAARGLRVEDGWTYFIHGWTRVIAEVFHIDIPTSGPAFDRLARIARSTTARSATQKGA